A single Paraburkholderia sp. FT54 DNA region contains:
- a CDS encoding HU family DNA-binding protein, with protein sequence MNKTELIDHIAQQADISKAAAGRALDAVIGGVKGTLKKGGSVTLVGFGTFAVGKRTARTGRNPRTGAAIKIKAAKVPKFRPGKALKDALN encoded by the coding sequence ATGAACAAGACGGAATTGATCGATCACATTGCACAGCAAGCCGACATTTCGAAGGCAGCGGCAGGCCGCGCACTCGATGCTGTGATCGGTGGTGTCAAAGGTACGTTGAAAAAGGGCGGTTCAGTGACGTTGGTCGGTTTCGGCACGTTCGCGGTCGGCAAGCGCACCGCGCGCACCGGTCGCAATCCGCGCACCGGCGCCGCCATCAAAATCAAAGCGGCGAAGGTTCCTAAATTTAGGCCTGGCAAAGCCCTGAAGGATGCGCTAAACTAA